A stretch of DNA from Microlunatus capsulatus:
GGTCTTGCGCTGGCCCTTGCCGGTCTGGATGGTCTCGCGCAGCGAGGCGGCCTCGGCCTCCAGGTCGAAGGTCTGCAGACGCTTCTGGATCGCGTCCGCCCCCATCGAGCCGGCGAAGTACTTGCCGAAGCGGTTCTTCATCTCGCGGTAGAGGATCTCGTCGCCCTCGAGGTCTTGGACCTTGAGGTTCTTGAACCGGTTCCAGACGGCGTCGAGGCGGTCCAGCTCGCGCTGGGCGCGGTCGCGCAGCTGCTTGACCTCGCGCTCGGCCCCCTCGCGCACCTTGCGCTTGGCGTCGGCCTTGGCACCCTCGGCCTCGAGGCCGGCGGTGTCCTCCTCGAGCTTCTTCATCCGGTTCTCGATGTCGGAGTCGCGGCGGCCCTCGAGCTGCTTGCGCTCCACGTCGATCTTGCCCTCGAGCGAGGAGAGGTCGCGGTGGCGGGCCTCGTCGTCGACGGCGGTGATCATGTAGGCGGCGAAGTAGATGACCTTCTCGAGGTCCTTCGGCGCGATGTCGAGCAGGTAGCCCAGCCGGGACGGCACACCCTTGAAGTACCAGATGTGGGTCACCGGGGCGGCGAGCTCGATGTGGCCCATCCGCTCGCGGCGGACCTTGGAGCGGGTGACCTCCACGCCGCAGCGCTCGCAGATGATGCCCTTGAAGCGCACGCGCTTGTACTTGCCGCAGTAGCACTCCCAGTCCCGGGTGGGGCCGAAGATCTTCTCGCAGAACAGGCCGTCGCGCTCGGGCTTGAGCGTGCGGTAGTTGATCGTCTCCGGCTTCTTCACCTCACCGTGGGACCAACCACGGATCTCGTCGGCCGTCGCGAGGCCGATGCGGATCTGGTCGAAGAAGTTCACGTCGAGCACGTTGTTTGTCTCTTCTCTTTAGTACGCGATCTCAAATGCTGTGGACCGATCCGGCCCCGGTCCGTCGGAGGACGCCCTCCGACGGACCGGGGAGACGGATCAGACTTCTTCGACGCCGAGCGACTCGCCCGGACGGCGGGACAGGTCGATGCCGAAGTCCTCGCCGCCGCGGTAGTCGTCCTCGGAGTCCCGCAGCTCCACCTCGGTGCCGTCGGAGGACAGCACCTCGACGTTCAGGCAGAGCGACTTCATCTCCTTGACGAGCACCTTGAACGACTCGGGGATGCCCGGCTCGGGGATGTTCTCGCCCTTGACGATGGCCTCGTAGACCTTCACGCGGCCGGGGACGTCGTCGGACTTGATCGTGAGCAGCTCCTGCAGGGCCCAGGCGGCGCCGTAGGCCTCGAGGGCCCACACCTCCATCTCGCCGAACCGCTGGCCGCCGAACTGGGCCTTACCGCCCAGGGGCTGCTGCGTGATCATCGAGTAGGGACCCGTGGAACGGGCGTGGATCTTGTCGTCGACCAGGTGGTGGAGCTTCAGCATGTAGATGTAGCCCACGCCCACCGGCATCGGGAACGGCTCACCGGAGCGGCCGTCGAACAGGTTGGCCTTGCCGTCGGCGTTCACCAGGCGGTCGCCGTCCCGCGTCGGGTTGGTGTTCCCGAGCAGACCGGTGATCTCCTCCTCGGTCGCCCCGTCGAAGACCGGGGTGGCGAGGTTGGTGTTGCCGTCGACGTGCTCGAGGCCGACGCTGCGGAGCCGCTCGGCCCACGCACCCTCGACGCCCGCGAGGTCCCAGCCCTGGCTGGCGACCCAGCCCAGGTGGGTCTCGAGGACCTGGCCGACGTTCATCCGGCTGGGCACGCCCAGCGGGTTGAGCACGATGTCGACCGGGGTCCCGTCCTCCATGAACGGCATGTCCTCGACCGGGAGGATCTTGGAGATGACGCCCTTGTTGCCGTGCCGGCCGGCGAGCTTGTCGCCGTCCTGGATCTTGCGCTTCTGGGCGACGTAGACCCGGACCAGCTGGTTCACGCCGGGCGAGAGCTCGTCGTCGGACTCGCGGTCGAAGACGCGGACGCCGATGACGGTGCCGGACTCGCCGTGGGGCACCTTCAGCGAGGTGTCGCGCACCTCGCGCGCCTTCTCGCCGAAGATCGCGCGGAGCAGCCGCTCCTCGGGGGTGAGCTCGGTCTCGCCCTTGGGCGTGACCTTGCCGACCAGGACGTCACCGGTCGAGACCTCGGCGCCGATGCGGATGATCCCGCGCTCGTCGAGGTCGGCCAGCATCTCCTCGGAGACGTTCGGGATGTCCCGGGTGATCTCCTCGGCGCCCAGCTTGGTGTCGCGGGCGTCGACCTCGTGCTCCTCGATGTGGATCGAGGTCAGCAGGTCGTCCTGGACGACGCGCTGGCTGAGGATGATGGCGTCCTCGTAGTTGTGGCCCTCCCACGGCATGAACGCCACGAGCAGGTTGCGCCCGAGCGCCATCTCGCCGCCGTCGGTGCAGGGGCCGTCGGCCAGCGGGGTGCCGGCCTCGACGCGCTGCCCGTCACGGACCAGGGGCCGCTGGTTGATGGCGGTGCCCTGGTTGGAGCGCTTGAACTTGCTGAGCCGGTAGGTCCGGTAGCTGCCGTCGTCGTAGGCGATCTCGATCAGGTCGGCGCTCACCGAGGTGACCACACCGCCCTGCGAGGCCGTCGTGACGTCGCCGGCGTCGACCGCGCCGCGGTACTCCATGCCGGTGCCCACGAAGGGGGCCTCGGAACGGATCAGCGGGACGGCCTGGCGCTGCATGTTCGCACCCATCAGGGCGCGGGAGGCGTCGTCGTGCTCGAGGAACGGGATCATCGCGGTGGCGACGGACACCATCTGCCGGGGGCTGACGTCCATGTACTGGATGTCGTTGGCCGGCACGGTGTCCGGGTCGGCCTTGCGACGGCGGGCCAGCACGCGCTCCTCGGCGAAGTGCAGGTCCTCGGTCAGCGCGGCGTTCGCCTGGGCGATCGTGTAGCGGTCCTCGACGTCGGCGGTCAGGTAGTCGATCTGGTCGGTCACCTGGCCGTTCTCGACCTTGCGGTACGGCGTCTCGACGAAGCCGAACGCGTTCACCCGGGCGAAGGACGCGAGCGAGCCGATCAGGCCGATGTTCGGGCCCTCCGGGGTCTCGATCGGGCACATGCGGCCGTAGTGCGAGGGGTGGACGTCGCGGACCTCCATGCCGGCGCGGTCACGGGACAGACCACCCGGGCCGAGCGCGGACAGGCGGCGCTTGTGCGTCAGGCCCGCGATCGGGTTCGTCTGGTCCATGAACTGCGACAGCTGCGAGGTCCCGAAGAACTCCTTCAGCGCCGCGACGACGGGCCGGATGTTGATCAGGGTCTGCGGCGTGATCGCCTCGACGTCCTGGGTCGTCATCCGGTCGCGCACCACGCGCTCCATCCGGCCGAGGCCGGTGCGGAGCTGGTTCTGGATCAGCTCGCCCACGGTGCGCAGGCGACGGTTGCCGAAGTGGTCGATGTCGTCCTCCTCGACCAGCAGCTCGCCGCGGGGGGCGTCCAGCACCTCCTTGCCGTCGTGCAGCGCGACGATGAAGCGGATGGCCGCCACGATGTCGTCGGTGGTGAGGACCTGCTTGTCGAAGGGCTCGTCGAGGCCCAGCTTCTTGTTGATCTTGTACCGGCCGACCTTGGCGAGGTCGTAGCGCTTCGGGTTGAAGTAGTAGTTCTCCAGCAGCGCCTGCGCGGCCTCGCGCGTCGGCGGCTCGCCGGGGCGCAGCTTGCGGTAGATGTCGAGGAGGGCCTCGTCCTGGGTGGACGTGTGGTCCTTCTCCAGGGTGAGCCGCATGGACTCGTACTGGCCGAACTCCTCGAGGATCTGCGCGTCGGTCCAGCCGAGCGCCTTGAGCAGCACGGTGACGTTCTGCTTGCGCTTGCGGTCGAGGCGGACCCCGACCATGTCGCGCTTGTCGATCTCGAACTCGAGCCACGCACCGCGGCTGGGGATCATCTTGCAGGTGAAGATGTCCTTGTCCGAGGTCTTGTCGGTGGTCTGCTCGAAGTAGACGCCGGGGCTGCGGACGAGCTGGGAGACCACGACGCGCTCGGTGCCGTTGATGACGAAGGTGCCCTTGTCGGTCATCAGCGGGAAGTCGCCCATGAACACGGTCTGGCTCTTGATCTCGCCGGTCTCGTTGTTCATGAACTCAGCGGTGACGAAGAGCGGGGCCGCGTAGGTGACGTCGCGGTCCTTGCACTCCTCGACGCTGTTCTTCGGGGGCTCGAAGCGGTGGTCGCGGAACGACAGCGACATGGTGCCCGAGAAGTCCTCGATCGGGGAGATCTCCTCGAAGATCTCCTCCAGACCGGACTTGGTGTTGACGTCGGTCCGGCCCTCGGCGAGCGCGGAGTCGACCCGCGTGCGCCAGGCGTCGTTGCCGACGAGCCAGTCGAAGGAGTCGACCTGCAGGTCGAGGAGATCGGGAACCTCCATCGGCTCGGCGATCTTCGCGAACGAGATGCGGCCGGTGGATGAGACGACTTTGGTGTTCGAGGCGGTGCGCGAGGCGGCCAACAGTGGGTCCTTCCGAGACTCTCGGGCGGGTGGAGCTATGAAGTTGGATGAGTTCACGTGTGTCAGGTCCGGACGCCCGCGTGGACGGACCAGACCGGCCTCCGCGCACGCCGAACGGCCCGCGTCAAGCGAAACGGGTCGACGAATGCGGAGGGCAAGGTTCTAGTCTAGGGAGCAGTCCCTGGTTTGACAAGTCCGAGGGCAGGACGAACCAGAACGGTCAAACCGGACCCGGGGCGCGGGAGTGCAGGGCACTCGAACCGCGCCGGCCTCGCCGAACGCTTGCGGGAAGCATACCCGCCGGGCCCGGCCTGGCAAGCACATCGCCACAACCGGCCCGTCGGCCCCCGGCGCGGCCCCGCCGGGGGCCCGGGCGGGACCCCGCGGCCTAGACTCGGGCACCCGCCGAGGACAGGAGAGCCATGCAGCGCGTCGCCCAGATCGTCGGACTCGCCCCCGAGGCGGTGACCCGCTACCAGGAGCTGCACGCCTCGGTGTGGCCGGACGTCCTGCGGACCATCCACGCCTGCGGGATCCGGAACTACTCCATCTTCCTGCGCGAGCCCGAGCTGCTGCTGTTCGCCTACTTCGAGTACATCGGCGAGGACTACGAGGCCGACCAGGCGGCGATGGCCGCCGACCCGGTCACCCAGGAGTGGTGGCAGCTGACGATGCCGATGCAGCGCCCGCTCGAGGGCCGCGCCGAGGGCGACTGGTGGGCCGTCCTGCCCGAGGTCTTCCACGTCGACTGACCCTTCGACGGCCTCCGGGCTCGGTCTCCGGGCTCGGGCGCCGGCGGCAGGCTGGGAGCGCGGGTCGCCCGCGGACCGGCTGCCCGGCCGGCGGTCAGCGGGCCAGCCAGCCGCCGTCGACCGGCAGCACCACCCCGTGCACGTAGGCGGCAGCCTCGGAGCTGAGGAAGACGACGGCGCCCGCCAGGTCCTCCCCCCGTCCCCAGCGGCCGGCCGGGATGCGGGCGGAGATGGCGGCGTGCCGTTCGGCGTCGGCGAGCAGGGCCTCGTTCATGTCGGTGTCGACGTAGCCGGGCGCCACCGCGTTGACGGCGACGCCGCGCGCCGCCCACTCGTTGCAGAGCGCCTTGGTCAGCTGCGCGACCGCGCCCTTGGACGCGGCGTAGGCGGGCACCCGGAGGCCGCCCTGGAAGCTGAGCAGCGACGCGACGTTGACGACCCGGCCCCAGCCGCGCTCCAGCATCGGCCGGCCGAAGGCCTGGCACAGCTGGAACACCGCGCGGGTGTTGACCGCGAGCACGGCGTCGAAGTCGGCGAGCGGGAAGTCCTCGGCCGGGTGCCGGACCTGGGTGCCGGCGTTGTTGACCAGGATGTCGACGGGCCCGAGCGCGAGGGCGGCCGCCACGGCGTCGTCGACCGAGACCGGGTCGGCCAGGTCGACCGGCACCCGGTGCAGGTGGCGCCCGCACTCGGCGGCCAGCCGCGCCAGCTCCTCGGGCACCGGCCCGCGCTGCAGCCCGACGACGTCGGCGCCGGCCCGCAGCAGCCCCGCCGCGACGGCCGCCCCGATGCCGCGCGAGGCGCCCGTCACCACCGCCGTCCGGCCGGTCAGGTCGAAGGGCCCCCGGGCCTGCACGCCGGTCACGCCCGCTCCCCCGACGCCGCGGCCGCGGCCAGCCGGGCCGGGTCGACCCGGTAGACCCGGGCGGCGGTGCCGCCGAGCACCGCGGCCGCCGCGTCCGCCCCGAGCCCGGCGAGCAGCGGCTGCACGCTGTCCCACACCGCGTCGTAGCCGCCGGCCAGCAGCGAGACCGGCCAGTCGCCGCCGTACATCAGCCGCTCGGGCCCGAAGACCTCGACGGCGTGGGCCACCACCGGGCGCAGCAGCTCGGCCGAGCGGGCGTCCAGGCCGCCGTCGGGGTAGAGGCCGGACACCTTCGCGTGCACCTGCGGCGCCTCCGCCGCCCGGGTCAGCAGCGTCCGCCACCGGTCCAGGTCCGCCGGCGGGCCGTCGAGCGGGGGCGCGCCGAGGTGGTCCACCACGAGCCGGAGGCCGGGGTGCTCGGCGGCGAGCACGGGCACGTGCTCGAGGTGACGGGGCAGCACCCCGACGACGTCGAAGGCCAGCCCCGCGGCGGCGACCAGGCCCAGGCTCTCGCCGACCTCCGGCCGCAGCAGGAAGTCGGCGTCGGGCCGGTCGTGGATCAGGTTCCGGATGCCGACGACCAGGGGGTCGGCCGCGAGGGCGGGCAGCCGGGCCGCGGTGGCGTCGGGGTCCTCCAGCGGCACGTACCCGACGACGGCCACGACCGCGGGGTGCGCGGCCGCGGTATCGAGCATCAGCGCGGTGTCGGCGTCGTCGTCGGCGGCCTGCACCAGCACGACGGCGTCGACGCCGTGCGCCCGGAGCCGCGGCAGCACCTCCTCCTGGGCGACGGTCCGGTGGATCGGGCCGTGCTGCCGGCCGAGCCACGGGTAGGCGACCCGGTCGAGGTCCCAGACGTGCTGGTGGGCGTCGATGATCACGGCTCTCCTGTCGGGTCGTGCGACCCCGCCCACCCGGTCCCCCCGCGGGCCGGACGGCGCCACGGCGCGATCCTAGGGGTGGTCCGCCGCCGTCCCGCCCGGAGCGCAGGCCCTAGGGTCGAGACCCCGCCGACCCGCCAGGAGACCTGCCGTGCCGCTCATCACCGCCGTCGACGTCGTGGACGTCCGGTTCCCCACCTCGCTGACCGCGGACGGGTCCGACGCCATGAACAAGGACGGCGACTACTCCGCCGCCTACGTGGTGCTGCGCACCGACGCCGACGGGGTGGAGGGCTACGGCCTCACCTTCACCATCGGCCGCGGCAACGACCTCGTCGCCCTGGCGGCGCAGCAGCGCGGCGAGCCGCTGGTCGGGCTCGACGTCGACGCGGTGGTCGCCGACCTCGGCGGCACCTACCGGCTATTGCAGTCGGACTCCCAGCTGCGCTGGCTGGGCCCGGAGAAGGGCGTCGTGCACCTGGCCCTGGCCGCGGTGATGAACGCCGTCTGGGACCTCGCCGCCCGCCGGGCCGGCAAGCCGCTGTGGCGCTTCGTCGCCGACCTCGAGCCCGAGGCGCTCGTCGACACCATGGACCTCAGCTACCTCTCCGACGTCCTGCTGCGGGAGGAGGCCGTTGCCGCGCTCACCGCGCTGCGGCCGACCCTGGAGGACCGGGTCGCCGTCCTCGAGGCGTCGGGCTACCCCTGCTACACCACCTCCGCCGGCTGGCTGGGCTACTCCGACGAGAAGCTCCGCCGGCTCTGCCAGGAGGCCGTCGACGAGGGCTACCGCTACCTCAAGCTCAAGGTCGGGGCCTCGCTGGAGGACGACCTGCGCCGCTGCGCGATCGCCCGCGACGTCATCGGGCCCGACCGGCACCTGATGGTCGACGCCAACCAGGTGTGGGACGTCGGCACGGCGATCGAGTGGACGCGCGCGCTCAGCCACTTCGACCCGCTGTGGATCGAGGAGCCGACCAGCCCCGACGACGTGCTGGGGCACGCGACGATCCGGGCGGCCGTGGCGCCGGTCGGCGTGGCCACCGGGGAGCACGGGATGAACCGGGTGCTGTTCAAGCAGCTGTTCCAGGCGGAGGCCATCGACTTCTGCCAGCTGGACTCCTGCCGCCTCGGCAGCCTCAACGAGATCCTCCCCGTGATGCTGATGGCGGCGAAGTTCGGCATCCCGGTCTGCCCGCACGCCGGCGGGGTCGGGCTCTGCGAGCTGGTCCAGCACCTGTCGGTCATCGACTTCCTCGTCGTCTCCGGCAGCACCGAGGGCCGGGTCGCGGAGTACGTCGACCACCTGCACGAGCACTTCGTCGACCCGTGCGTCGTCGAGGGCGCGGCCTACGTGCTGCCCACCGCACCGGGCTACAGCGCGCAGATGCACGAGGCGTCGCTGGACGTCTACGCCTATCCGGGCGGGAGCTACTGGGCCGGACGGCCTAGCGTGGCCTGACCCACCCCCACCGAACGAGAGGAGCCCCGATGAAGCTGGCTCGACTGGGCCCCGAGGGCCAGGAGACCCCCGTCGTGGTCACCGACCACGGCACCTACGACCTCAGCGGCGTCGTGTACGACCTGACCGGCGAGTTCTTCGCCAGCGGCGGCCTGGACCGGGTCCGGGACGCGCTGGCCGCCGACGAGCTGCCGCTGTTCCCCGCCGAGGGCGTACGGGTCGGGGCGCCGGTCGCGCGCCCCAGCGCCGTCGTCTGCATCGGGATGAACTACGCCGCCCACGCCGCCGAGTCCGGGGCCACCCCGCCCGAGCAGCCGGTGCTGTTCCTCAAGACCCCGAACACCGTCGGCGGGCCCGACGACCCGGTGCAGATCCCGCGCGGCAGCGAGAAGACCGACTGGGAGGTGGAGCTGGCCCTGGTCATCGGGCGCCGGACCGCCTACCTCGACTCCCCCGCGCAGAGCCTGGACCACGTCGCCGGCTTCACCATCTGCGACGACCTGTCCGAGCGGGCCTTCCAGCTGGAGGTCTCCGGCGGGCAGTGGAGCAAGGGCAAGGCCTGCCGCGGGTTCTCCCCGACGGGCCCGTGGCTGGTCACCCCCGACGAGGTGGACCACACCGGCCTGCGGCTGCGCAGCTGGGTGAACGGCGAGCCGCGGCAGGACTCGACCACCGCCGACCTGATCTTCGGCGTCGAGGAGATCGTCTACCAGCTGAGCCAGTACATGGTGCTGGAGCCCGGCGACCTCGTCCTGACGGGCACCCCGGAGGGCGTCGCGCTCTCGGGCCGGTTCCCCTACCTGAGGGAGGGCGACGTGGTCGAGGTGGAGATCGAGGGGCTGGGCCGCCAGCGGCACGTCTTCACCCCGTGGGCCCCGCTGGAGGAGGGCCGGTGAGCGGCGAGCTCGAGGGCCTCGTCGCCCTGGTCACCGGGGGCGCGTCCGGCATCGGCGCGGCGGTCGCCGCCCGGCTGCAGGCCGACGGCGCGCGGGTGGCGGTGCTCGACCTCAACCCCGGCGCCGCCGCGGAGGGCCAGCTGGGCGTCGCCTGCGACGTCGGCGACGACGCGTCGGTGCGGGCCGCCGTCGACCGGGTCGTCGAGGAGCTGGGCGGGCTGGACGTCGTGGTCAACAACGCCGGCATCGGTGCCGCCGGCACCGTCGCCGACAACGACGACGACGAGTGGCACCGCGTGCTGGACGTCAACGTCGTCGGCATGGTCCGGGTGACGCGGGCCGCGCTCCCCCACCTGCGGGCCTCGACCGCCCCGGCGGTCGTGAACACGTCGTCCATCGCGGCGACGGCCGGCCTGCCGCAGCGCGCCCTCTACAGCGCGTCGAAGGGCGCGGTGCTGGCCCTGACCCGGGCGATGGCGGCCGACCACGTGCGGGAGGGCATCCGGGTGAACTGCGTGAACCCCGGGACCGCGGACACCCCCTGGGTGCAGCGGCTGCTGGACGCCGCCGAGGACCCGGCGGCGGAGCGGACGGCGCTGGAGGCCCGGCAGCCGCACGGCCGGCTGGTCTCGGCCGAGGAGGTCGCCGACGCCGTGGCCTACCTGGCCAGCCCCCGCTCGCGCTCGACGACCGGCACCTCGATCGCCGTCGACGGCGGGATGCAGGAGCTGCGGCTCCGCCCCCGCGGCTGAGCGGTCGCCGGGACCCCTCGCCGGGGCCGAGCCCGAACTGCAGGGACGACGAAGCCCCGACCTCGTGGAGGTCGGGGCTTCGTCGTGCGTGGTGCAGGTGGGTCGCCTAGGCGACCCGGGAGATCACTTGAGGGTGACCTTGGCCCCGGCGCCCTCGAGGGCCTCCTTGGCCTTCTCGGCCTGCTCCTTGGTGACCTTCTCCAGGACGGCCTTGGGGGCGGCCTCGACCAGGTCCTTGGCCTCCTTGAGACCGAGGCTGGTGAGGGTGCGCACCTCCTTGATGACCTGGATCTTCTTGTCGCCGGCCGCCTCGAGGATGACGTCGACCTCGTCCGAGGCCTCCTCCTCCTCGACAGCGGCGCCGCCGCCGGCACCGGCCGGGGCGGCCGCGGCCACGGGAGCGGCAGCGGTGACGCCGAAGGTGGTCTCGAACTCCTTGACGAACTCGGAGAGCTCGATCAGGGTCAGCTCCTTGAAGGCGTCAAGGAGCTCTGCAGTGCTGAGCTTCGCCATGATGGGCGTCCTTCCTTAGTTTTCTTCCGCAGCGTCAGCCGCGACGGTGTTGGTGTCCGGGGCAGCAGCAGCCGCCTCGGTGCCCTCCGCAGCGGGTGCTGCCTCAGAGCTGGCCTCGGCGGCAGGTGCCGCCTCGGTCGGGTCTTCCGTGCTCGACTCCTGCTCGGTGGCGGCCGGGGTGCCGGCGCCGCCGATGATCGAGGGGTCCTCCTGGGCCGCCTGCTCCAGGGCGGCGGCGAGCCGCGCGACCTGGGACAGCGGGGCGGACACCAGCGAGATGGCCTGCTGCAGGACACCCTGCATGCCGCCGGCGACCTTCGCGAGGAGGACCTCGCGGGACTCCAGGTCGGCGAGCGTGCGCACCTCGTCGGAGCTCAGGAACTTGCCGTCCAGAACTCCGCCCTTGATGACCAGGAGCGGGTTGGTCCGTGCGAAGTCACGCAGACCCTTCGCGACGACGACGGGGTCGCCGTCCACGAAGGTGATCGCCGTGGGTCCGACGAGGTGCTCGTCGAGACCCTCGACACCCGCCTCGCGGGCGGCGATCGTGGTCAGGGTGTTCTTCGACACGGCGTAGGTGGCGTTCTCACCGAGCGAGCGGCGCAGGTCCTTCAACGCCTTCACGGTGAGACCGCGGTACTCGGTCAGGACGACCGCCGAGGAGCTGGAGAACTTGTCCTTCAGCTCGGCGACCGCAGCTGCCTTGTCCGGCCTCGCCATAGTCTCCTCCACTTCGTTCCGTGCTGCTTCTGCAGCGCTTCCGAAGGGCTGGCCCGACGTGCGGGGCGGACCGGGGACGAAAAAAGCCCCCGACGCGCAGGCGTCGTGGGGCGGTGCCGAGGTGACGGACCCGGGCTCCCCTGGACGGGGGCACCGGGGCTGACAGCTCGGCGACGATCCTCGATCAACCTGCGCGGGCCATCCGTGACGAGCACGACGTCTTCGGGCCTCACCCCGGGGGGATCAGCCGACCAGCGGTCTTCGGCGTCCGCCAGCGTAGCCCCCGGCGGCGACGCAGACCAAATCGGGACCGGACCGCCCTCGGGCCTGAGAAGGAGCTCGACCACCCTGAGAACGACCCGCAGACGGTAGCCCGTCAACCCGCCGCGCCCTGAGGGATCCTCAGAGTTTTGGCGAATTGGTCTCGTTTGGATAACGTGTGCCCGCCAGTCCGCGTCGACACCGTTGTCGAACCACCGAGGGCCGGCCCGTCGACTCGAGGGAGACCCACCCCATGGGCAAGATCCTGAAGAGAGCAGCGTCGCTGGCGACCGGACTGGCCCTGGCCGTCTCCGTCACCGCGACCGCCGAGCTCCCCGCCAGCGCCGCCGCGACCTGCAGCGCCTCGTTCACGAAGTACCAGACCATCAGCAAGGGCAGCAAGGGCGCGCAGACGAAGGCCCTGGAGTGCCTCCTGCGCGACGCCGGCTACAGCACCACCGTCAACGGCAGCTTCTCGGTGCACGACGCCGCCAAGCTCGCGAAGTTCCGCAAGTCCGTGGGCCTCAGCCCGCTCAAGGTCGCCGGCCCCCGCCCCTGGAGCGCGCTGCTCTCCCAGGGCTCGCGGCCGCTGCTCGAGCGCGGCGACAAGGGTGCCGACGTCCTCCGGCTGCAGCGCTCCCTGCGTGCACTCGGCTACACCAAGGTCACCCTGACCTCCACCTTCGGCGCGAACACCGCCGCCGCGGTGAAGTCGGCGCAGAAGAAGCGCGGGCTCAAGCAGTCCGGCAAGACCACGAACGCGCTGTGGTCGGCCCTGCAGCA
This window harbors:
- a CDS encoding C40 family peptidase, coding for MGKILKRAASLATGLALAVSVTATAELPASAAATCSASFTKYQTISKGSKGAQTKALECLLRDAGYSTTVNGSFSVHDAAKLAKFRKSVGLSPLKVAGPRPWSALLSQGSRPLLERGDKGADVLRLQRSLRALGYTKVTLTSTFGANTAAAVKSAQKKRGLKQSGKTTNALWSALQHGRVSAVPAPKKKPSSSSSSSSSKGAKALAFAKKQIGDSYRYGATGPSSWDCSGLTGGAWKAAGVKIPRTSQAQFRSGKKVAKSDLKPGDLVFFYSGITHVGIYAGNGNVVHASRPGKPVGTIKMKYMPYQGARRPG